In one Streptomyces sp. NBC_01288 genomic region, the following are encoded:
- a CDS encoding TIGR01777 family oxidoreductase → MKIVIPGGTGQVGAILDRALTEAGHEVVVLTRRPSRDREVWWDGENPGTWAREIDGSDVVINLAGRSVSCRYTPANLKSMMDSRVHSTRVVGEAVAAAVHPPRVWLQMSTATVYAHRYDAPNDEATGVIGGAEPDVPDYWSYSVEIAKNWEREQEVADTPHTRKVALRAAMVMSPDRGGVFDVLSGLVRIGLGGPVAGGAQYVSWIHDQDFVRAVEFLIDRDDIGGPVNLAAPGPLPQRAFMRVLRAARGVPVGLPATKWMAEIGAFALRSDTELLLKSRRVVPGRLPAEGFTFDHPQWPEAAVDLVRRARHGTGSTRRPVRA, encoded by the coding sequence GTGAAGATCGTCATTCCCGGTGGCACGGGACAGGTGGGCGCGATCCTGGACCGCGCCCTGACCGAGGCCGGTCACGAGGTCGTCGTCCTGACCCGGCGGCCGTCGCGCGACCGCGAGGTGTGGTGGGACGGCGAGAACCCGGGCACCTGGGCCCGGGAGATCGACGGCAGCGACGTCGTCATCAACTTGGCGGGCCGCAGCGTCAGTTGCCGCTACACCCCCGCCAACCTCAAGTCCATGATGGACTCGCGCGTGCACTCCACCCGGGTCGTCGGTGAGGCCGTCGCCGCAGCCGTGCACCCGCCGCGCGTCTGGTTGCAGATGAGCACCGCCACCGTCTACGCCCACCGCTACGACGCCCCCAACGACGAGGCCACCGGCGTGATCGGCGGTGCCGAACCCGACGTACCCGACTACTGGTCGTACAGCGTAGAGATCGCCAAGAACTGGGAACGCGAGCAGGAGGTGGCCGACACCCCGCACACCCGCAAGGTCGCCCTGCGCGCCGCCATGGTGATGAGCCCGGACCGGGGCGGTGTCTTCGACGTCCTGTCGGGGCTGGTCCGGATCGGCCTCGGCGGGCCGGTCGCGGGCGGCGCCCAGTACGTCTCCTGGATCCACGACCAGGACTTCGTCCGCGCGGTCGAGTTCCTGATCGACCGGGACGACATCGGCGGACCGGTGAACCTCGCCGCCCCCGGACCGCTCCCGCAGCGCGCCTTCATGCGTGTGTTGCGCGCCGCCCGGGGCGTCCCCGTCGGGCTGCCCGCCACGAAGTGGATGGCGGAAATCGGGGCCTTCGCACTGCGCTCGGACACCGAACTCCTGCTGAAGAGCCGCCGGGTCGTACCGGGACGGCTGCCGGCGGAGGGGTTCACCTTCGACCATCCGCAGTGGCCGGAGGCGGCCGTGGACCTCGTACGGCGGGCACGGCACGGGACGGGTTCCACCCGACGGCCGGTTCGGGCGTGA
- a CDS encoding NUDIX hydrolase: MTVVWINGAFGAGKTTAAQELVDLIPNSTLFDPEVIGGALPYLLPPKHLAEVGDFQDLPMWRRLVIDTAAAMLAELGGTLVVPMTLLRQEYRDEIFGGLAARRVTVRHVLLAPAETILRERIADREVPPDLPDGEIRTRQWAYDHIESYRAALGSWLTADAHLVDTSALTPYETAARIAGAVGSGSVPVCDIVQTPEPTSETLAAGVLLFDEQDRVLLVDPTYKAGWEFPGGVVESGEAPARAGMREVTEETGIVLDEVPRLLVVDWEPPVPPGYGGLRLLFDGGRLDAAVADQLLLPGPELRGWCFASEEEAADLLPPVRYERLRWALRARERGAALYLEAGVPLG; encoded by the coding sequence GTGACCGTCGTCTGGATCAACGGCGCGTTCGGTGCGGGGAAGACGACCGCCGCACAAGAACTGGTGGACCTGATCCCGAACAGTACGCTCTTCGACCCCGAGGTCATCGGCGGAGCACTTCCGTATCTGCTCCCGCCCAAGCACCTCGCGGAGGTCGGCGACTTCCAGGACCTGCCGATGTGGCGGCGGCTCGTGATCGACACGGCGGCGGCCATGCTCGCCGAACTGGGCGGGACCCTGGTCGTCCCGATGACCCTGCTGCGGCAGGAGTACCGGGACGAGATCTTCGGCGGTCTGGCGGCCCGCCGGGTCACGGTCCGGCATGTCCTCCTGGCTCCGGCGGAAACGATCCTGCGCGAGCGAATAGCCGACCGGGAGGTCCCACCCGACCTCCCCGACGGCGAGATCCGGACCCGGCAGTGGGCGTACGACCACATCGAGTCGTACCGCGCCGCGCTCGGCTCGTGGCTCACCGCCGACGCCCATCTCGTCGACACCAGCGCGCTCACCCCGTACGAGACGGCCGCCCGGATCGCCGGCGCCGTAGGCAGTGGATCCGTGCCCGTCTGCGACATCGTGCAGACCCCGGAACCCACCTCCGAGACCCTCGCGGCCGGAGTGCTCCTCTTCGACGAACAGGACCGTGTGCTGCTCGTCGACCCCACCTACAAGGCCGGCTGGGAGTTCCCCGGCGGTGTCGTCGAATCCGGCGAGGCACCCGCCCGGGCCGGCATGCGCGAGGTCACCGAGGAGACCGGCATCGTGCTCGACGAGGTCCCCCGACTTCTCGTCGTCGACTGGGAACCACCCGTACCGCCGGGCTACGGCGGCCTGCGCCTGCTCTTCGACGGCGGCCGGCTGGACGCGGCCGTGGCCGACCAACTGCTTCTGCCCGGGCCGGAGTTGCGCGGCTGGTGCTTCGCCAGCGAGGAGGAGGCCGCCGATCTGCTGCCGCCGGTCCGCTACGAGCGGCTGCGGTGGGCGCTCCGGGCCCGGGAACGCGGGGCCGCGCTCTACTTGGAGGCGGGCGTACCGCTCGGCTGA
- a CDS encoding ABC transporter family substrate-binding protein, with product MRAPSSALTRALTLAAGLALVLTACSSGGGGGGSDNKGSSAGLTSCNTVGKANTCNSATTKSGGTFTYVLEKNIQQWNVQDVNGNTFENGEALEVVLPQVFIPQPDFSVALNTDLVTSATQTSTSPQTIVYKINPKAAWNDGTPITADDFTYYWRTNNGKDCPPPPASDSTQTKGCLPQSTAGYDRIKSLTPSDNGKTFTMVMTKPYSDWKSLFGAGYPLYPAHTAEKLSGAKAGDAAAMTAAQMAQAWQYFLKTPPTKYPTAGAYKMQQWVDNDHATYVPDPKWTGAKKATLQRLIFKVISDATQEPTALKNNEVQAIYPQPEVDLVNQVKDIPGVTYVIGNGLTWEHFDLNLHNPVIGKYLALRQAMFTAINTKDIIAKTVGQFDPAVKPLGNHNFVPGQAGYKDVVSASGQGSGDLTKAKAYLTAAKFTGVGTALKTPDGKAVGPFNCRYTTGNQIRQSECQILQSNLASLGIKITIKPIGAADLGTVLSGHQYDIIVFAWVAAPFPSSGAQQNWFTGGGGNFGGYSNKTADALISQAVGETDATKSAALLNQADQLMVNDAYVLPLYQKPTFLAVQTRFVNMRNNATNVGPAYNTGTWGLKK from the coding sequence ATGCGCGCGCCATCCTCGGCCCTCACCCGGGCCCTCACACTCGCCGCCGGGCTCGCCCTGGTGCTCACCGCCTGTAGCAGCGGCGGCGGGGGCGGCGGCTCCGACAACAAGGGCAGTTCGGCCGGGCTCACGTCCTGCAACACCGTGGGCAAGGCCAACACCTGCAACTCGGCCACCACCAAGTCCGGCGGAACGTTCACCTATGTGCTGGAGAAGAACATCCAGCAGTGGAACGTCCAGGACGTCAACGGCAACACCTTCGAGAACGGGGAGGCCCTGGAGGTCGTCCTGCCGCAGGTGTTCATACCCCAGCCGGACTTCAGCGTCGCCCTCAACACCGACCTGGTGACCTCGGCGACGCAGACCAGCACCAGCCCGCAGACCATCGTCTACAAGATCAACCCGAAGGCGGCGTGGAACGACGGCACGCCCATCACAGCCGACGACTTCACCTACTACTGGCGCACCAACAACGGCAAGGACTGTCCGCCGCCGCCCGCCAGCGACTCCACGCAGACCAAGGGCTGTCTGCCGCAGAGCACCGCCGGCTACGACCGGATCAAGTCCCTCACGCCCTCCGACAACGGCAAGACCTTCACCATGGTGATGACGAAGCCGTACTCGGACTGGAAGTCGCTGTTCGGCGCGGGCTATCCGCTCTATCCGGCCCACACCGCCGAGAAGCTCTCCGGCGCCAAGGCCGGTGACGCCGCCGCCATGACGGCCGCCCAGATGGCACAGGCCTGGCAGTACTTCCTGAAGACGCCGCCCACCAAGTACCCCACCGCGGGCGCCTACAAGATGCAGCAGTGGGTCGACAACGACCACGCCACCTACGTGCCCGACCCCAAGTGGACCGGCGCGAAGAAGGCCACCCTCCAGCGGCTGATCTTCAAGGTGATCTCGGACGCGACTCAGGAGCCAACTGCCCTGAAGAACAACGAGGTTCAGGCGATCTACCCGCAGCCCGAGGTGGACCTGGTCAACCAGGTCAAGGACATCCCCGGCGTCACCTACGTCATCGGCAACGGGCTGACCTGGGAGCACTTCGACCTCAACCTGCACAACCCGGTGATCGGCAAGTATCTGGCGCTGCGGCAGGCGATGTTCACGGCGATCAACACCAAGGACATCATCGCCAAGACGGTCGGCCAGTTCGACCCGGCCGTGAAGCCGCTCGGCAACCACAACTTCGTTCCCGGACAGGCCGGTTACAAGGACGTGGTCTCCGCCTCCGGCCAGGGATCCGGTGATCTGACCAAGGCGAAGGCGTACCTCACAGCCGCCAAGTTCACCGGTGTGGGCACGGCGTTGAAGACACCGGACGGCAAGGCTGTCGGACCCTTCAACTGCCGTTACACCACCGGAAATCAGATCCGGCAGAGCGAGTGCCAGATCCTGCAGAGCAACCTGGCGAGCCTCGGCATCAAGATCACCATCAAGCCGATCGGCGCCGCCGACCTCGGCACGGTCCTCTCCGGGCACCAGTACGACATCATCGTCTTCGCCTGGGTCGCGGCGCCGTTCCCGAGCAGTGGCGCCCAGCAGAACTGGTTCACCGGCGGTGGCGGCAACTTCGGTGGCTACAGCAACAAGACGGCCGACGCCCTGATCTCCCAGGCCGTGGGTGAGACCGACGCGACGAAGTCCGCCGCGCTCCTCAACCAGGCCGACCAGCTCATGGTGAACGACGCCTACGTCCTGCCGCTCTACCAGAAGCCGACGTTCCTCGCCGTGCAGACGCGGTTCGTCAACATGCGGAACAACGCCACGAATGTGGGCCCGGCCTACAACACCGGTACGTGGGGCCTGAAGAAGTAG
- a CDS encoding ABC transporter permease, which translates to MLAYTVRRILVSIPVLIVSTFVVFLVVINSGDPVANFATSRQPAPSKAAVAAFARHIHADQPVMERYWNWITGVLHGDFGPSVQANLNIGHDLFTRFKVTITLVAAAMILALIMAVVFGVFSAIRQYSAADYTITFFGFLFLAMPVFWFAVLLKQAGIWFNQKTGSQFLGTIGEKSPYLEVDTTWNQFTDHVGHLILPTITLALVSFASWTRYTRASMLEVLNSDYVRLARAKGLRRGRVMTRHALRTALIPLATVTALDIAIILGGAVITETIFQWHGMGEMLVQAATTLDVYRTMAWLLLSAVVVIGFNLIADLLYAVLDPRIRYD; encoded by the coding sequence ATGCTCGCCTACACCGTGCGCCGCATCCTCGTCTCCATCCCCGTCCTCATCGTCTCGACGTTCGTCGTGTTCCTGGTCGTCATCAACTCCGGGGACCCGGTGGCGAACTTCGCCACCTCACGACAACCCGCGCCCAGCAAGGCGGCGGTGGCCGCCTTCGCCCGGCACATCCACGCCGACCAGCCGGTGATGGAACGCTATTGGAACTGGATCACCGGCGTTCTGCACGGCGACTTCGGGCCGTCCGTGCAGGCCAACCTGAACATCGGGCACGACCTGTTCACCCGCTTCAAGGTGACCATCACCCTGGTCGCCGCCGCGATGATCCTCGCGCTGATCATGGCCGTCGTGTTCGGTGTGTTCAGCGCCATCCGCCAGTACTCGGCGGCCGACTACACGATCACCTTCTTCGGCTTCCTGTTCCTCGCCATGCCCGTGTTCTGGTTCGCGGTGCTGCTCAAGCAGGCCGGGATCTGGTTCAACCAGAAGACCGGCAGCCAGTTCCTCGGCACCATCGGCGAGAAGTCGCCGTACCTCGAAGTCGACACCACCTGGAACCAGTTCACCGATCACGTGGGCCACCTCATCCTGCCCACCATCACCCTCGCGCTGGTCTCCTTCGCGTCCTGGACCCGCTACACCCGCGCCTCCATGCTGGAGGTCCTCAACAGCGACTACGTACGGCTCGCCCGCGCCAAGGGGCTGCGGCGCGGCAGGGTGATGACCCGGCACGCGCTGCGCACCGCCCTCATCCCGCTCGCCACCGTCACCGCGCTCGACATCGCGATCATCCTGGGCGGCGCGGTGATCACGGAGACGATCTTCCAGTGGCACGGCATGGGCGAGATGCTGGTCCAGGCGGCGACCACGCTCGACGTCTACCGCACCATGGCCTGGCTGTTGCTCTCCGCCGTCGTCGTCATCGGGTTCAACCTCATCGCCGATCTGCTCTACGCCGTACTCGACCCGAGGATCCGCTATGACTGA
- a CDS encoding ABC transporter permease, which yields MTDIEAPGSAGTQLPRGDHEFTVRQRTQTQLVLRRFVRHRAAMVSLVVFVLIILWAFIGPHLWHYSYQKYTEDNSKPPSLKHPFGTDSSGYDGYAQVMRGTQTSLKIAIMIALGSTLLGAIWGAVAGFYRGIVDAVMMRIADLVLTLPLFAIALVISSRTGGSWYWIAIVIAGLTWAYVARVVRSAVLSLREKEFIEAARALGASDTRIIFRHLLPNALGPIIVNATILVATGILTETALSFLGFGVQPPDTSLGLLVSQAQTAVDTRPWLFYIPGAFIIAIALTINFIGDGLRDAFDPRQQRVRQ from the coding sequence ATGACTGACATCGAGGCACCGGGGTCCGCGGGCACACAACTACCGCGCGGGGACCACGAGTTCACCGTACGACAGCGCACCCAGACCCAGTTGGTGCTGCGCCGCTTCGTGCGGCACCGGGCCGCGATGGTCAGCCTGGTCGTGTTCGTGCTGATCATCCTGTGGGCGTTCATCGGCCCGCACCTGTGGCACTACTCGTACCAGAAGTACACCGAGGACAACTCCAAACCCCCTTCCCTGAAGCACCCGTTCGGCACCGACTCCTCGGGCTACGACGGCTACGCCCAGGTCATGCGCGGCACCCAGACCTCGCTCAAGATCGCCATCATGATCGCGCTCGGCTCCACGCTGCTCGGCGCGATCTGGGGAGCCGTCGCCGGCTTCTACCGGGGCATCGTCGACGCGGTCATGATGCGCATCGCCGACCTGGTGCTGACGCTGCCCCTGTTCGCCATCGCCCTGGTCATCTCCTCGCGCACCGGCGGCTCCTGGTACTGGATCGCCATCGTGATCGCCGGACTCACCTGGGCGTACGTGGCCCGGGTGGTGCGCTCGGCCGTACTGTCGCTGCGCGAGAAGGAGTTCATCGAGGCGGCGCGGGCGCTCGGGGCCTCGGACACCCGGATCATCTTCCGGCATCTGCTGCCGAACGCGCTCGGCCCGATCATCGTGAACGCGACGATCCTGGTGGCGACCGGCATCCTCACCGAGACCGCGCTGTCCTTCCTGGGCTTCGGCGTCCAACCCCCGGACACCTCACTGGGGTTGCTGGTCTCCCAGGCACAGACGGCGGTCGACACCCGGCCCTGGCTCTTCTACATCCCCGGCGCGTTCATCATCGCCATCGCGCTGACCATCAACTTCATCGGCGACGGACTGCGCGACGCCTT